One window of the Populus trichocarpa isolate Nisqually-1 chromosome 9, P.trichocarpa_v4.1, whole genome shotgun sequence genome contains the following:
- the LOC7472088 gene encoding cytokinin riboside 5'-monophosphate phosphoribohydrolase LOG5-like, which yields MEGKVLKPSRFKRVCVFCGSSTGKRKCYRDAATELGQELVAKRLDLVYGGGSIGLMGLVSQAVHSGGGNVLGIIPRTLMSKEITGETVGEVKPVADMHQRKAEMARNSDCFIALPGGYGTLEELLEVTTWAQLGIHDKPVGLLNVDGYYNYLLTFIDKAVDDGFIKPSQRNIIVSAPNARELVQKLEEYVPVLDGVIAKASWEIEQQQQQQQVGFNATTLHTEVAL from the exons ATGGAGGGAAAGGTATTGAAACCATCAAGATTCAAGAGGGTTTGTGTGTTTTGTGGTAGCAGTACTGGGAAGAGAAAATGCTACAGAGATGCTGCCACTGAACTAGGTCAAGAGCTG GTGGCAAAAAGGTTAGATCTTGTGTATGGAGGTGGAAGCATTGGACTGATGGGCTTGGTTTCTCAAGCTGTTCATAGTGGTGGAGGCAATGTTCTTGG GATCATACCAAGAACTTTGATGAGCAAGGAG ATCACAGGAGAAACAGTTGGAGAGGTAAAGCCAGTAGCCGACATGCACCAAAGAAAGGCAGAAATGGCCCGCAATTCTGATTGTTTTATAGCGTTACCAG GTGGCTATGGCACTCTGGAGGAGTTATTAGAAGTGACTACTTGGGCTCAGTTAGGCATCCATGACAAACCT GTGGGTTTGCTTAATGTTGATGGCTACTACAATTATCTTCTGACTTTCATTGACAAAGCCGTGGATGATGGCTTTATCAAGCCTTCCCAACGCAACATCATTGTCTCTGCACCAAATGCCAGAGAACTTGTTCAAAAACTTGAG GAGTACGTGCCTGTGCTTGATGGAGTTATAGCCAAGGCAAGCTGGGAGATtgagcagcaacaacaacaacaacaggtgGGGTTCAATGCTACAACTTTGCATACTGAAGTTGCTCTATAA